Within the Aeromicrobium sp. Root236 genome, the region CGGTGTGCCTCACGCTGGCCGGTGACAGCACCGGCGACCTGCGGACGTACGCGACGAACGGGTTGCGTCGCGCCGCCCTGGCCGAGCTGACCTGGGGCGGCCGACCGTCAGCGTTCCCCGGCCTGTCCTGAGCCCCGAGATGTGGATGCTGGTGCACCACGCAACCTCGTAGCGTGGTGCACCGCGATCCAAATCTCGGGGACTCAGCCGCGCAGGTGGGCGATGAGGTCGGCGAGCGGCACGTCGGTACGTTCTCCGGTCGCGCGGTCCTTGACCTCCACGACGCCGTCGACGAACCCCTTGCCGACCACGACGATCGTGGGTACGCCGATCAGCTCGGCGTCCTTGAACTTCACGCCGGGCGAGACCTTGCCGAGACGGTCGTCGAAGAGCACCTCGAGGCCCTCGCCGATCAGGTCCTGGTAGACCTGCTCCGCTCCGGCGACCACTGCCTCGTCCTTGCCGGCGAGGACCAGGTGCACGTCGAACGGCGAGAGCTCTTTGGGCCAGACGAGGCCGAGGTCATCGTGCGCGTACTCGGCGACCGCCGCGACCGCGCGTGAGACACCGACACCGTACGAGCCCATCGTCACCGTGACGAGCTTGCCGTTCTCGTCGAGCACCTTGAGGCCGAGCGCGTCGGCGTAGAGCCGGCCGAGCTGGAAGATGTGGCCCATCTCGATGCCGCGGGCGAGCTCGAGCGGCCCTGAACCGTCAGGTGCGGGGTCTCCGGGGCGAATCTCGGCGGCCTCGATCGTGCCGTCGGGGGTGAAGTCGCGTCCGGCGACGAGGTCGATGACGTGCGAGCCCTCGACGTTGGCACCGGTGACCCAGCGGGTGCCCTCGACGACGCGGGGGTCGACGAGGTAGCGGATGCCGGAGTCGCTCTCGGCGCCGAGCGCACCCGGTCCGATGTAGCCCTTGACCAGCGCCGGGTTGGCGGCGAAGTCCTTGTCCTCGAACGGCTCGACCTCGGCCGGCGTGACGACCGCCTCGAGGCGCTTGGCGTCGACCTCACGGTCACCCGGCAGGCCGATCGCGAGCGGTTCGCGGGTGCCGTCGGGGTGGCGCAGGATCACGAGCACGTTCTTGAGCGTGTCGGACGCGGCCCAGGGGCGGTCGTCGCGCGGGAACGCTTCGTTGAGGTGCGCCACGAGCGTGTCGATCGTGGGGGTGCCGGGAGTCTGCTCCGCATGAGCGGCGGGAGCGTCGTCGTACGGGATGGCGTCGGGCACGACGGTCGTGACGGCCTCGACGTTGGCGGCGTAGCCACCGGGCGAGCGTACGAACGTGTCCTCACCGGTCTCGGAGACCGCGAGGAACTCCTCGCTCGCCGACCCACCCATCGCGCCGGACTGAGCGTGCACGATGACGTACTCGAAGCCCAGACGGTCGAAGATGCGCACGTACG harbors:
- a CDS encoding proline--tRNA ligase, which produces MSRLFLRTLRDDPADAEVPSHKLLVRAGYVRRVAPGIYSWLPLGLKVLANVEKIIREEMESIGSQEVRFPALLPREPYEASGRWTDYGPNVFRLKDRKGNDMMLGPTHEEFFTLLVKDLYSSYKDLPLSLYQIQTKYRDEARPRAGILRGREFIMKDSYSFDVDDEGLAASYQAHREAYVRIFDRLGFEYVIVHAQSGAMGGSASEEFLAVSETGEDTFVRSPGGYAANVEAVTTVVPDAIPYDDAPAAHAEQTPGTPTIDTLVAHLNEAFPRDDRPWAASDTLKNVLVILRHPDGTREPLAIGLPGDREVDAKRLEAVVTPAEVEPFEDKDFAANPALVKGYIGPGALGAESDSGIRYLVDPRVVEGTRWVTGANVEGSHVIDLVAGRDFTPDGTIEAAEIRPGDPAPDGSGPLELARGIEMGHIFQLGRLYADALGLKVLDENGKLVTVTMGSYGVGVSRAVAAVAEYAHDDLGLVWPKELSPFDVHLVLAGKDEAVVAGAEQVYQDLIGEGLEVLFDDRLGKVSPGVKFKDAELIGVPTIVVVGKGFVDGVVEVKDRATGERTDVPLADLIAHLRG